CGCACGAAGAGAGAGTATTGGGCCGAAGTCTCAGTGATCTGGATGGCGACCTGAAATGCTAATTATATTTATGAAATAACGATAAATTTAGAAATACCTCCAGCGCTGGAGGTGGAGGGGCTAGAAGTGATGGGAAAATATTACAAATTGGGCACAGCAAGTCGCCGCCTTTCGTCATAGCACAACAACTGCGTGCCGCTAAGTGACTGGCATTGAGGTTAGCCGCTCAGGGCTCCCGCAGGGAGCGCCCGTCCAGGGGCGGAAGCACGCTTTCCGGAGCGACGCCCAGAGTCTCGAGTATGGTGGGCGTCACGTCCTTGCGGTCGCCCGCGCGCAGGCGGCCCGGCCGATCGACGGCCAGGAAGGTGTACGGAGCCTTGCGGTGGCTATTGAGCCCCGGATCGAAGCCGTGGTCGGACACCACGAAGACGGCTGTCCGGTCGTCGAGCCCCAGCTCCTTGAGCTTCGCCATCAGCCGGCCCAGCCAGCGGTCCTCGGCCCGGATGGCGTCCTTGTATTCCGGGGAACCATCCTTGAAAACGTGCCCCTGCTCGTCCGGCTCCTCGAAATGGATGAAGGCGAAGAAGCGGGAGCCGCGGCAGCGCTTGAGAGCAGAGAGCGCGGCCTTGCCGACCCGGTCCGCCGCCTCCAGATTGATCTTGTGTATGTCCAGCGATTTGGCGGCGTTGAAGTAGGGCTCGCCCGCCCGGCTTTCCCAGCGGCGGGGAGAACCGTCGTAAGTCCTGGTCTTGGCGAGGATCTCGTCCTTGTTCCACCAATGGGTCTTGGCGAAGTCCGGCGGCATGCGGGTGACGCAGTTGACGCAGACCTCATGCGGGCCGCGGGCAGCCACGTTGTTGCCCTTGCCCGCCAGGAAAACCGTCTTGATGCCCGGGATGCGGGCTTTGAGGAGCTCGAAGATGGTGTAGCCCGGGGGGATGGGCCGGTATATGACGTTGTCCTTTATGCCCATGAGCTCGGCGTTGCGGCCGGTCAGGATCTCGGCCCAGCCCGGCTTGGTCTCGGTGGCCCCGGTGGTCACCAAAGTGTCCGTCATCCCGCCCGCCGCGACCAGCCGGCCTAGGTTGGGGAGTTCCCCGGCCGCGAGCATTTCCAGGACCTCCGAGCGCTGCGCGCCATCCCAGCCGATGAGCACGGCGTTCTCGACCGTGCGGGTCGAGCCCAGGGCCGCCGGCGCGC
This genomic stretch from Elusimicrobiota bacterium harbors:
- a CDS encoding alkaline phosphatase family protein; the protein is MIRRLLPLCIIVLCAGAPAALGSTRTVENAVLIGWDGAQRSEVLEMLAAGELPNLGRLVAAGGMTDTLVTTGATETKPGWAEILTGRNAELMGIKDNVIYRPIPPGYTIFELLKARIPGIKTVFLAGKGNNVAARGPHEVCVNCVTRMPPDFAKTHWWNKDEILAKTRTYDGSPRRWESRAGEPYFNAAKSLDIHKINLEAADRVGKAALSALKRCRGSRFFAFIHFEEPDEQGHVFKDGSPEYKDAIRAEDRWLGRLMAKLKELGLDDRTAVFVVSDHGFDPGLNSHRKAPYTFLAVDRPGRLRAGDRKDVTPTILETLGVAPESVLPPLDGRSLREP